In Oncorhynchus clarkii lewisi isolate Uvic-CL-2024 chromosome 24, UVic_Ocla_1.0, whole genome shotgun sequence, one DNA window encodes the following:
- the LOC139383076 gene encoding coatomer subunit delta-like, protein MVLLAAAVCTKAGKAIVSRQFVEMTRTRVEGLLAAFPKLMGMGKQHTFVETESVRYVYQPLEKLYMVLVTTKNSNILEDLETLRLFSRVIPEYCRVLEEGEISDHCFDLIFAFDEIVALGYRENVNLAQIRTFTEMDSHEEKVFRAVRETQEREAKAEMRRKAKELQQIRRDAERSGKKVPAFGGFGSTGMSSMSSGSIITDTIIEPEKPKMAPVPVRPTGSSKALKLGARGKEVDNFVDKLRGEGETIMSNTGKMPSLASNVLPPPVNVESVHMRVEEKISLTCGRDGGLQNMELLGMITLRVTDDKVGRIRLMVNNYDKKGVQLQTHPNVDKKLFTSDSVIGLKNPEKSFPLNNDVGVLKWRLQSTDEALIPLTINCWPSESATGCDVNIEYELQEESLELNDVVIAIPIPSGVGAPVVGDVDGEYKHDNRRNVLEWSLPVIDAKNKSGSLEFSIAGQPNDFFPVNVSFVSIRNYCDIQVAKVTHVEGDAPVKFSLETSFLVDKYEIL, encoded by the exons ATG GTGCTTTTGGCAGCGGCGGTGTGCACCAAGGCAGGCAAAGCAATCGTGTCACGGCAGTTTGTGGAGATGACCCGGACGCGTGTCGAGGGCCTTCTGGCCGCCTTCCCCAAGCTCATGGGCATGGGCAAGCAGCACACGTTTGTGGAGACGGAGAGCGTGCGCTACGTCTACCAGCCGTTGGAGAAGCTCTACATGGTGCTGGTCACCACCAAGAACAGCAACATCCTGGAAGATCTGGAGACGCTGCGGCTCTTCTCACGCGTG ATCCCGGAGTACTGCCGTGTGCTGGAGGAAGGGGAGATCTCAGACCACTGTTTCGACCTGATATTCGCCTTCGACGAGATCGTGGCCCTGGGCTACAGGGAGAATGTCAACCTGGCCCAGATCCGCACCTTCACCGAGATGGACTCTCATGAGGAGAAGGTGTTTCGGGCCGTCAGAGAG ACCCAGGAGCGAGAGGCCAAGGCAGAGATGCGGCGAAAGGCCAAAGAGCTGCAGCAGATCAGGCGAGATGCCGAGCGCTCTGGGAAGAAGGTGCCGGCCTTCGGCGGGTTTGGCAGCACCGGGATGAGCAGCATGTCCTCGGGGTCAATCATCACAGACACCATCATCGAACCCGAGAAACCCAAGATGGCTCCCGTCCCAGTCAG GCCAACCGGATCCAGCAAAGCCCTCAAGCTGGGCGCCAGGGGGAAAGAGGTGGACAACTTTGTGGACAAGCTCAGGGGGGAGGGGGAAACCATCATGTCCAACACAGGGAAAATGCCTTCGCTTGCATCCAATGTCCTACCGCCACCAGTTAATGTGGAGAG tgtccacatgaGAGTTGAGGAGAAGATCAGTCTGACCTGTGGACGTGATGGAGGTCTACAGAACATGGAGCTCCTGGGCATGATCACGCTGAGAGTGACCGACGACAAGGTTGGCCGCATCCGCCTGATGGTCAACAACTACGACAAGAAGGGAGTACAACTGCAG ACACACCCCAATGTGGATAAGAAGCTCTTCACTTCAGACTCTGTGATTGGTCTGAAGAACCCCGAGAAGTCTTTCCCCCTCAACAACGACGTGGGGGTGCTGAAGTGGAGACTCCAAAGCACAGATGAGGCCCTCATACCTCTAACCA TAAACTGCTGGCCTTCAGAGAGTGCTACTGGCTGCGACGTGAACATTGAATATGAACTGCAGGAGGAGAGCCTTGAACTCAACGATGTAGTTATTGCTATCCCTATACC GTCTGGAGTTGGGGCACCTGTGGTAGGAGATGTGGATGGAGAGTATAAGCACGACAACAGACGGAACGTTCTAGAGTGGAGCCTACCCGTCATAGATGCCAAAAACAAAAGCGGCAGCCTCGAGTTCAGTATCGCCGGGCAACCCAACGACTTTTTCCCTGTCAACGTGTCCTTCGTATCCATACGCAATTACTGCGACATACAG GTTGCCAAAGTGACTCACGTAGAAGGAGACGCACCAGTAAAATTCTCTTTAGAAACTTCGTTCCTTGTCGACAAATACGAgatcctgtaa